ggacccaaagaggaacacaccaaggcacatcatcatttagttacccaagattaacgataaggagagaatcttaaaagcagcaagaggaaaggaaacagttacctacaaaggcgttcccaaaaggctatcagctgatttctcaaaagaaatcttacaggcaagaaggggctggaaagaagtatttgaagtcatgaaaggcaaggacctacattcaagattactctatccagcaaagctatcatttataatggaagagcagataaagtgcttcccagataagatcaagttaaaggagttcatcatcaccaaacccttattatatgaaattttaaaggtacttatctaagaaattgaagaaggtaaaaaactatgaacagtaaaataacaacaaactaacaattatcaacaaatgaacctaaaaaaaagaaaaagaaaaacaatgaaaaaaaatctaagcaaacaactagaataggaacagaatcaaagaaatggatatcatatggagggtttcagtggggggaagcagagaggaatagagggggaaaggtacagggaagaagaagcataactgataggcataaaatagattgggagagataaaaaatggtataggaaacagagaactcaaagaacttgtaagtacaacccatgacatgaactaaggggggaatgctgtaGGGTGGGGGATGCAGGACGGAGGGAGAATAAAGGGAGAAGCgttgggaaaactaatagcataatcaattttttaaaaaaagtacaaataggtggttacagaatagccatggggatataaagtacagtattggaaatggagtaaccaaagaccttatttatacacatgaccatggacatgaacaatggtgagggaaTTACccgagggagtgggaggtgctgggtggagggggagaaaggggggcaGAAATTgtgacaattgtaatagcataatcaataaaatataatttaaaaaataaagataagtaagcagtactagagccatcatatggaaaaaacataatggagttatggagtttttggccaacctaatacaaCATCCCCTGAACACCTAATGCTAATTCACTGCCCATGGTAAGCAAGTAGTCATTTGATTTGATGGCTGCAGGGGACTCCAGCTACCCTTACCTGTCACTGTCAGGAATCTCTTCCACACTGCCAAAGCCAGGAGTTGGCATTGGGCAGTCCATGTGTGAGGGCTGGGCAATGTGAGGCTCAGGGACAGGGATGTCCCCAGCAGAGGCTGCATGGGCTTTTTCAGCATCCAGCCTAGCCAGTTCATGATCACAAACGAAACACTCGAAACCATTGAGGTAGTTAGGCAGTAAAGGATCATTCACTCCCCACTCTCGATGCTTCAGACTATCCAGAAGGAACTGGTTGGTAATGCCCCCAGGTTGTTTGTATGCCAGGTATTTCATATATTCCTCATCATTCTTGTCCAGAAAGTCAATAAACTCTGCCAGCTTCTGAGGTGACTCAAAATCATCAATGAGGATGATGGAGTGATTGTTGGGCATCCAGTCCTTCACAGAGGGAGAGCCGCGATACACAGGCACCGCACCAAGATGCATGGGCCGCCACAGTTTTTCTGTCATGTAGTCATCACAGATAGCATTTTCGAGGGCCAAATGGAACTTATAGCGGGACAAGAAGGCCAGGAGCTCTGGATCCTCCGTGGTGGCAGTGGTTGTGTCCTGTAACCGTGGAGTTGGCAGCTCCCGATTTTGCAGGCATTTCCCGTATGAGTCCACCTGAGTGGGCGAGAATACAGCGGTCAAGAGGACATGGCATGTTGGCCTGGACACCAGGGGTCCTGGTCTCAGCCCGGcgcgcccccacccctcccagcccctccacgtAGGCACCCACCGGGATGTAACGCATAAGCTCGCGCACGTAGCGGTCCCTGTCTGCAGGTACATCGCAGTGGGACTGCAGATAGAGCAGCGGTGCATAGCCGCGGCGGCGCCACTCTGCACGTTCCTGGAGTGGAGGCCCTGCGTGGAGTAGGTAGGCAGTCCCAGGCAGCCACTGCAGAGACAGCGGGTAGTCAGAGTGGCGGCTGAAGGTGGCGGTAAGATTGAAGAGGCGGATGCCCGGGCCATGGCTCAACAAGAAGTTGTTGAGGGGCGACTCCTCGTGAAGCAGGGCCCAGTTCTGATGGGCCAGACGGGGCAGAGGTGCCTCAGACGCGCGGAAGTCTGTTCCGTAAAAGAGCAGCGCACGCGTGCGCGTGTCCCCTTGCACCCTTCTGTCCCGCGATGCTACGCAAGCGCCGCGAGCACATTCAATGCGCTCCGAGTCACCCGGGAAGTGAGGGAACAGTCCTGGGCTCCACCACAGCAGCACCGGCAAATCTGCTGTTTCTTCCCTCCCTGGCCACAGGGTCCCGGGACTGCGTGCCACCCCCACAGCGCCTAGTGCCGAGGGCGGCCGGAAAACTGCACCATCCCATGGCTCCGCCCACTCTGCCTCCCCACCGGGTTCCCCTTCCATCACAGGCCCAGGGACGCTGGCCACACAGACACTAAGCATTCCTAGGGCGGCAAGCACAGGCCGGGTGCGACGGGCCGCCATGTCCTCTCTGGCAGCCAGCCTCCCTTGACAGCaccagaccccgccccccagtTGTAACGGGAACAGGGCCTTACGCCACAGGGGCATACGGTGCGCGTGCGCAGCTCCTTTCAGCCTTCCACTTCCCAGGACCTATTGCGCCTGGCAGGAAGGACTAGAGGGCAAGTGACACGTCGCTGGAAAAATGAGGCTACTGGTTacatcttaatttattttatttctttacaaattaaagatgcattgaaaaataaaccaatgaagaGAAATGAGAGGTCCAGAGCAGGGGCATCACAGGCTGGGAGCAAGCCTGGCCACCATGAAGCCCAGCCCTTGTCTTGTTCCAGCCGGTTTGCGTTGGAAGATAACTGTCAGCCACTCTGTCAATACCAAAGCCCAGGTGGTGTCTCGGGAGGAGAGGACAGAGCTCTGGCCACCTTCACCTCGCTCCCCAACAAACCCCATCTTGGAGAAGCAGTGTTTCCAGTGGGAGCTCGGAGTGGGATGTGGGTTGGCTCTGTGAGGTATTGCAAGTTGATGACCAGGCTTCCTACAGAACCATCCAGTGCTGGGCCTCTCCAGCTGGAAAGGAGGTGGTACCTCTCCCAGGTCTTTACATACTTTGCACCTTGGTTCTCAGGCTCTTTCACCTCTGACAATGTGCCTCTATCCACAAATTCATCACCAATCATTGCAGGACAGAAAAAAGCAGTGGAAGCAGAGAAAGCTAatccaccacccaccaccctcaGTAATTTTGACTTAGCTGCTGACTTCCAGGCCCAAGAAGGACCAACCACTGTTCTCCCCACCACCTCAGGGTTGTACTCGAGCTCTTGTGCACCTGTATGTTTTATCCCTAATATAGGAAGTTGTGGATGGCACTGAGCTGAAatagcccctccccccacaataaTCCTAGGATCTCCACTTCTTTCTGCCTGTTCCTTCTTCTTGGAGGTTGGTCCAAAAGGACACGATACTGCCAGGGTCTGAGTGCCTCCAAATCCCCCAACACCGAATCATATACAGTGAACTGAGAACTACATTCATTACGACAGGATTAGCAGGAAAAGGAAGGCAAAGTGAGGGGACAGGGGCACCTTCCATCAGCAGGACATGACAGAGTGGTAGGATACTTGAGCCCAGAAAGAAGGTGTCTCCTtatacctccccctccccccaaagagACTGAGGTCAGCTTACATGACTTATAAGATATGGAACTGTCCTGGTTTCCCTGCTACCCTGGGGTACTTTCTGGAAACTGGCCTAGGATCCTATGCCATTTACCCACTTGCTCTAGCTCAGTAGCTGCCGAATCTCCTTGTGCATATGACAGAGAAAGTCCACATAGGATGCTCCCCCATTCAGGCTCTTGTCTTCCACCAGGAAGTGCTTGAACAGCATCTCCAGCTTGTCCTCCTGTTTCACCACGATAAGCTAAGGCCAAAGACAGGATCATGAGGCAGAGCCAGGGGGAATTAAACATGCCCTGAAATCCCATTATCCAGTCACTTACTCACTCTCTacaaccccccaccccttccaggtGAGGACTTGACAAGGTAAAACATCCAAGGTTCATATCAGTGTTACCTTCATGTACCGCGATCTCTGTGCCCTTAAGCTATCAATGAGGCCTCGAACCTTCTTGGACAATGGATTATCCAGAACTGGCAGAATACTCTGGTGGAACACAAAATTCATTTAACATTAAGGTAAGGGACTCTTGAATCCAGTCAAAATGGGGCAGCACAGATTTATGCATCATCTGAAACAAGGAAGCTTAGGAAGAATGACagcaccctccctgccctcccaagTGGCCCCTGCTATTTAAGAGGACTAGCACACTAATTTTATTCATTGCTACCACAAAGTGCATTTCCACACCCATATTCTCCTTGATGCCCTGCCCTCACCAAGCCACTGGTGATCTGACTGAAGGAGGACACGCCGAAGAGGCTCTGGACAACACCCTGTTGGACACTTGCTCCCACCCAGATGAAAAGGTTGAGCCCATTCTCCAGCAAATATATATCTCCGTTGCTTAGACGCTCTTCAGATGCTCGAACTGCTGGTGGTTCAGTGGTACTCTCAATAGGAGACTTTGTCTAgatgaaaggggggaaatgtgacTGAGGACCATAAGACAAGTTTATCACCTCCCATGCACAAAAATTTCAGAAAGCTAAGTCCCTCAGTTAATTCTCTACATGAAAATTACAtcagaaaatataagtaaaaacaaattcATTAATGACAGACACAGATAATACTAATCTTTCTTGTCCTCCTTCTATGATGCCCATCTCAGTGCAATGTCCCACACTCCAGCCCTCAATCGCACCAGTGGTAGGAGCCGAGGATAGAAGAAGACATTGGTCTCAGCCACATCCATGGAGGTAACCAGCTGTCGGACATAGGCACGGTCATCTGTAGTGACTTCAGCTCCAGGCTGCAGGACATCACTCTTCAACACACAGTTCAAGTAAACTGGGAGTAGCTTCATGCACTCAGGAAGGATCAACTGAGGGAGGTCATCAAGATAAAGTCAATAATCATAAGAAATCCCTCCCAAATGCAAACAATTCCTCCACCAACATTCTTGCCCCACCTGTCCTGCAGAGGAGGGGCTAGCACAGTTCTTTCTGTAACAGGCCAGGATCTGTGCACACTGCGTGATAAGAGTGTCACGGACAGTCTTCACAGGGCTGTTCAGAACCCCCCGGTACGCTAGataagaaacagaaagagcaTGGTCCCTGGTCAGCCACCCTATCACATGTACGTTCCCACCACACCTACCTGGGAATACTGAATCCGTTGACTATCACCTTTTTCAGCCCAAatcccaccctgccctgcctctctcctcaccAAACTTAGCCATGTAGTTGATAAGCGTGTCGGTCTCACAGTTTCGATACAGATCAGCTAGCTGGGTACAACAGTTCAGGGCCAGGTTGTGTATGCGGAGCCGTCGCTGCCCTGCACAGCTGGTGTAGAGCAAGGCACActaggggaagggagaaagggggagctCACATCCCTTCCTCACCAAAGCCCTCTGAGAAACTGCTCCTTTGCTATATTATTTAACTACAGAAAAGACATGAGCCATCCCTTCCCCATCTTCTTCTACTCCTCTctacccacccctcaccctctTTCTTGAAGCCTATTTATATCCAGTGAAATGACACTTGAGACTTCCTCCCCAGTCCCTCTCTCCCGCCTGCCACCTGCAGGAGGGCTCCACTCTCTTCATTAAGTCGATCGTCATGCTTGAATTCCACAGTCACCGTCTTGTCCCCATCCAGCCCAGCCAGCTCCACATCTGTTGTATTGCTCATGTAGAAAGCTCCAAAAAAATCTATAGCACGGATACCTGAGGCCACATGGATAGGATCAGGCTGAAGGTATGACAGGTGCCACTTGCCCCCCTCCCAGATTAAGCCCCCCACCTGCTCTTTTCCA
This Phyllostomus discolor isolate MPI-MPIP mPhyDis1 chromosome 5, mPhyDis1.pri.v3, whole genome shotgun sequence DNA region includes the following protein-coding sequences:
- the FUT11 gene encoding alpha-(1,3)-fucosyltransferase 11 isoform X2, yielding MPLWRKALFPLQLGGGVWCCQGRLAAREDMAARRTRPVLAALGMLSVCVASVPGPVMEGEPGGEAEWAEPWDGAVFRPPSALGAVGVARSPGTLWPGREETADLPVLLWWSPGLFPHFPGDSERIECARGACVASRDRRVQGDTRTRALLFYGTDFRASEAPLPRLAHQNWALLHEESPLNNFLLSHGPGIRLFNLTATFSRHSDYPLSLQWLPGTAYLLHAGPPLQERAEWRRRGYAPLLYLQSHCDVPADRDRYVRELMRYIPVDSYGKCLQNRELPTPRLQDTTTATTEDPELLAFLSRYKFHLALENAICDDYMTEKLWRPMHLGAVPVYRGSPSVKDWMPNNHSIILIDDFESPQKLAEFIDFLDKNDEEYMKYLAYKQPGGITNQFLLDSLKHREWGVNDPLLPNYLNGFECFVCDHELARLDAEKAHAASAGDIPVPEPHIAQPSHMDCPMPTPGFGSVEEIPDSDSRVPLARGHCICLRLHWLHSEKSRTHSCVEVS
- the FUT11 gene encoding alpha-(1,3)-fucosyltransferase 11 isoform X1 produces the protein MPLWRKALFPLQLGGGVWCCQGRLAAREDMAARRTRPVLAALGMLSVCVASVPGPVMEGEPGGEAEWAEPWDGAVFRPPSALGAVGVARSPGTLWPGREETADLPVLLWWSPGLFPHFPGDSERIECARGACVASRDRRVQGDTRTRALLFYGTDFRASEAPLPRLAHQNWALLHEESPLNNFLLSHGPGIRLFNLTATFSRHSDYPLSLQWLPGTAYLLHAGPPLQERAEWRRRGYAPLLYLQSHCDVPADRDRYVRELMRYIPVDSYGKCLQNRELPTPRLQDTTTATTEDPELLAFLSRYKFHLALENAICDDYMTEKLWRPMHLGAVPVYRGSPSVKDWMPNNHSIILIDDFESPQKLAEFIDFLDKNDEEYMKYLAYKQPGGITNQFLLDSLKHREWGVNDPLLPNYLNGFECFVCDHELARLDAEKAHAASAGDIPVPEPHIAQPSHMDCPMPTPGFGSVEEIPDSDSWKEMWLQDYWQGLDQGEALTAMIHNNETQQKKFWDYLHEIFLKRNQNL